In Rahnella aquatilis CIP 78.65 = ATCC 33071, one DNA window encodes the following:
- a CDS encoding GpE family phage tail protein produces the protein MDDLMADIAVIFHWPPSEMDGMSLTDLLNWRYKALQRSGVKTDE, from the coding sequence GTGGATGACCTGATGGCTGATATCGCGGTGATCTTTCACTGGCCGCCGTCCGAGATGGACGGCATGTCACTCACCGATCTGTTGAACTGGCGATATAAGGCATTGCAACGCAGCGGAGTAAAAACAGATGAGTAA
- a CDS encoding phage tail assembly protein: MNLTDINDNTVILDVPLKRGEMEITEIQVTKPTAGSLRGIGLAALANADVDALITILPRITYPNLTKEECSRLELPDLIALAGKVIGFLSPKPVV; encoded by the coding sequence ATGAATCTTACTGACATCAACGACAACACCGTGATTTTAGATGTTCCGCTAAAACGCGGTGAAATGGAAATCACTGAAATTCAGGTGACTAAACCGACAGCAGGCAGCCTGCGGGGCATCGGCCTCGCAGCGCTGGCAAACGCCGATGTGGATGCTCTGATCACTATTTTGCCGCGCATCACCTATCCGAACCTGACCAAAGAAGAGTGCTCACGCCTGGAACTGCCTGACCTGATTGCGCTGGCAGGCAAGGTGATTGGTTTTTTATCGCCGAAACCGGTGGTGTAA
- a CDS encoding phage major tail tube protein, whose protein sequence is MALPKKLKYLNLFNDGNSYLGLVSSLTLPKLTRKLQNYRGGGMSGSVAVDFGLDDDALTLEWSIGGLDELVLQQWGSTSDIPLRFAGSLQRDDTGDVSAVEVMMRGRHKEFDFGEYKQGEDTETKVTTQCTYFKLTIDGKELIEIDTVNMVEIVNGVDRLAEHRTALGL, encoded by the coding sequence ATGGCACTTCCAAAGAAATTGAAATACCTGAACCTGTTTAATGACGGGAACAGCTACCTCGGTCTGGTCTCTTCGCTGACACTGCCGAAACTCACCCGCAAACTGCAAAACTATCGTGGCGGCGGCATGAGCGGTTCGGTCGCGGTGGACTTCGGTCTGGATGATGATGCGCTGACACTGGAATGGTCTATCGGCGGTCTGGATGAACTGGTTCTGCAGCAATGGGGCAGCACATCGGATATTCCGCTGCGTTTTGCCGGTTCACTGCAGCGCGACGACACCGGCGATGTGTCGGCAGTTGAAGTGATGATGCGCGGCCGCCACAAAGAGTTTGATTTCGGCGAGTACAAACAAGGTGAAGACACTGAGACCAAAGTCACCACCCAGTGTACGTACTTCAAACTCACTATCGACGGCAAAGAACTGATTGAGATCGACACCGTCAATATGGTGGAAATCGTCAACGGCGTTGACCGTCTGGCGGAACATCGCACCGCACTCGGCTTGTAA
- a CDS encoding phage tail sheath protein, which translates to MADYHHGVRVVEINDGTRIISTVSTAIIGMVCTAEDADATVFPLNMPVLITDVLAASGKAGTSGTLRAALLAIADQCKPVTVVVRVATGEDEAATTSNIIGGSDANGRYTGMKALLSAQAELGVKPRILGVPGLDNQAVATALAGVCQQLRAFGYVSVYGAKTLSDAIKYRDNFSQRELMLIWPDFVNWNTTTSQSDIAYATARALGLRAKIDQDTGWHKTLSNVGVNGVTGLSASVFWDLQATGTDADLLNEAGVTTLVRKDGFRFWGNRTCSDDTLFLFENYTRTAQILADTMAEAHMWAVDKPMTPTLVRDMIDGIKAKMREMKSAGYIIDGDCWYDETANTAETLKAGKLYIDYDYTPVPPLEDLTLRQRITDSYLVNFAASINS; encoded by the coding sequence ATGGCTGATTATCATCACGGCGTGCGTGTTGTCGAAATCAACGACGGCACCCGCATTATTTCCACCGTTTCCACAGCAATTATCGGCATGGTTTGTACCGCAGAAGATGCGGATGCCACTGTATTTCCTCTTAATATGCCGGTTCTGATCACTGACGTTCTGGCGGCCAGCGGTAAAGCCGGTACCAGCGGGACATTGCGTGCCGCGCTTCTGGCGATTGCCGATCAGTGTAAACCGGTCACTGTCGTGGTACGTGTCGCCACGGGTGAAGATGAAGCCGCAACCACCAGCAATATCATTGGCGGTTCTGATGCCAATGGCCGTTACACCGGCATGAAGGCGCTGCTTTCTGCGCAGGCAGAGCTGGGCGTGAAGCCTCGTATTCTGGGTGTTCCGGGGCTGGATAATCAGGCCGTCGCCACTGCGCTGGCGGGTGTGTGTCAGCAGTTGCGTGCGTTCGGTTATGTCAGCGTTTACGGCGCGAAAACCCTTTCTGATGCGATCAAATACCGCGACAACTTCAGCCAGCGTGAACTGATGCTGATCTGGCCGGACTTCGTGAACTGGAATACCACCACCAGCCAGTCTGATATCGCTTATGCCACCGCCCGTGCTCTGGGTTTACGCGCCAAAATTGACCAGGATACCGGCTGGCATAAAACCTTGTCCAACGTCGGCGTCAACGGTGTGACCGGTCTGTCCGCCAGTGTCTTCTGGGATTTGCAGGCCACCGGCACCGATGCCGATTTACTGAACGAAGCTGGGGTGACGACGCTGGTGCGCAAAGACGGCTTCCGTTTCTGGGGTAACCGCACCTGCAGCGATGACACGCTGTTCCTGTTCGAAAACTACACCCGTACCGCGCAGATTCTGGCTGACACCATGGCGGAAGCGCACATGTGGGCGGTCGATAAACCCATGACCCCGACACTGGTGCGCGACATGATCGACGGCATCAAAGCCAAAATGCGCGAGATGAAATCAGCGGGTTACATCATTGACGGTGACTGCTGGTACGACGAAACCGCGAATACAGCGGAAACGCTGAAAGCTGGCAAACTTTACATCGATTACGACTACACCCCGGTTCCTCCACTGGAAGATCTGACCCTGCGCCAGCGTATCACCGACTCGTATCTGGTGAACTTTGCCGCGTCCATTAACAGCTAA
- a CDS encoding phage tail protein, which yields MTAKYYALLTNLGAAKLANATALGTQLSLTQMAVGDGGGILPTPDPAQTKLIGEKRRASLNALSVDPANTNQIIAEQIIPEDQGGFWIREIGLFDQDNTLIAIANCPETYKPQLQEGSGRTQTVRMILVVNSTDAVTLKIDPSVVLATRKYVDDKAIEVKAYADDLLAKHVAAVNPHPQYDLPVGIPLPWPTATPPAGWLKCNGAAFDKAKYPKLALAYPSGLLPDLRGEFIRGWDDGRGVDAGRVIYSAQGATGIRTAALDYFGADETTTGGTIGTPFVAADSAIAGQPPGAKSPNNSTLIPIMADNCMTAVQLPASLSNPAGVWITMRPRNIAFNYIVRAA from the coding sequence ATGACAGCTAAATATTATGCGTTGCTGACCAATCTGGGTGCAGCGAAACTGGCCAATGCTACGGCGCTGGGTACGCAACTCAGCCTGACCCAAATGGCGGTCGGTGATGGCGGCGGTATTTTGCCAACGCCCGATCCGGCGCAAACAAAATTGATTGGCGAAAAGCGTCGTGCCTCACTCAACGCACTTAGCGTTGATCCGGCGAATACTAATCAGATTATCGCCGAACAGATCATTCCTGAAGATCAGGGCGGATTCTGGATCCGTGAAATTGGTTTATTCGATCAGGACAATACGCTGATTGCCATCGCCAACTGCCCTGAAACCTATAAACCGCAATTACAGGAAGGCAGTGGCCGGACGCAGACGGTTCGTATGATTTTAGTGGTAAACAGTACGGATGCGGTAACGCTGAAAATTGATCCTTCCGTGGTGCTGGCAACGCGCAAATATGTCGATGATAAAGCCATCGAAGTTAAGGCGTATGCGGATGATCTGCTGGCAAAGCATGTGGCGGCTGTGAATCCACATCCACAATACGATCTGCCCGTTGGCATTCCTCTTCCCTGGCCGACAGCAACACCACCAGCAGGATGGTTGAAATGTAATGGCGCGGCATTTGATAAGGCAAAGTATCCTAAACTGGCATTAGCCTATCCATCTGGTTTATTGCCAGACTTACGCGGGGAATTTATTCGTGGTTGGGATGATGGAAGAGGGGTTGATGCAGGGCGAGTGATCTATAGCGCTCAGGGGGCAACCGGTATCAGAACGGCCGCGCTGGATTACTTCGGAGCCGATGAAACAACAACTGGAGGAACTATAGGCACTCCTTTTGTGGCTGCTGACTCAGCGATTGCCGGGCAGCCTCCAGGGGCAAAAAGTCCGAACAATAGTACACTTATTCCCATCATGGCGGATAACTGCATGACAGCCGTACAATTACCGGCCAGCCTATCAAACCCCGCAGGAGTATGGATCACCATGCGACCTCGCAATATCGCTTTTAATTATATTGTCCGGGCCGCCTGA
- a CDS encoding phage tail protein I yields the protein MSDRLLPSGSTQLEVAAAQALSQIGNLSVPLRELWDPDFCPLELLPYLGWAFSVDRWDENWTEPAKRSAVRAAWFVHKHKGTIGALRRVVEPLGYLIRVTEWWQTHDVPGTFRLDVGVLETGITEEMYQELERLITDAKPCSRHLIGLSINLDVTGDFYIAAATYDGEELTVYPYLPETITASGPAFTGSAIHLIDNLRVNYDS from the coding sequence ATGAGTGACCGTCTTTTACCTTCCGGTTCAACACAACTTGAAGTCGCGGCCGCACAGGCGTTATCGCAAATCGGTAATCTCAGCGTTCCTCTTCGTGAACTCTGGGATCCTGATTTCTGTCCGCTGGAATTACTCCCCTATCTTGGCTGGGCATTTTCGGTTGACCGCTGGGATGAAAACTGGACGGAACCAGCGAAACGCTCCGCAGTTCGCGCAGCCTGGTTCGTCCATAAACACAAAGGCACTATTGGCGCATTACGCCGGGTCGTTGAACCGCTCGGATATTTAATCCGCGTCACCGAATGGTGGCAGACCCACGATGTTCCGGGCACTTTTCGCCTCGATGTCGGCGTGCTGGAAACGGGTATCACTGAGGAGATGTATCAGGAACTCGAACGCCTGATCACTGATGCCAAACCCTGTAGCCGCCATCTGATTGGCCTCTCCATCAATCTGGACGTGACGGGAGATTTTTATATCGCCGCAGCGACTTACGACGGCGAAGAACTGACGGTTTATCCCTATCTCCCTGAAACCATTACCGCCTCCGGCCCTGCGTTTACCGGTTCAGCCATTCATTTAATCGACAACCTGAGAGTGAATTATGACAGCTAA
- a CDS encoding baseplate assembly protein, with amino-acid sequence MATIDLSQLPPPDVVEELDYESLLKARKTTLISLYPADQQEAISRTLTLESEPLVKLLQENAYRELILRQRVNEAARAVMVAYATGSDLDQLAANFNVQRLVLQPANNNTIPPTAAVLEADSDLRMRIPQAFEGLSVAGPTGAYEYHARSADGRIADASAISPSPAEVTVTILSRDNDGVASADLLVAVEKALNHEDVRPVADRVTVQAADIVPYQIDAVLYVLPTPEIEPVRAASEAQLKTYINTQSRLGRDIRLSAIYAALHVEGVQRVELSSPLADIVLDKTQASLCTGYSLTVGGSDE; translated from the coding sequence ATGGCAACGATCGATTTGAGCCAGTTACCGCCCCCTGATGTGGTCGAAGAACTGGATTATGAAAGCCTGCTTAAAGCACGTAAAACGACGCTGATTTCGCTCTATCCCGCCGATCAGCAGGAGGCCATCAGCCGCACACTGACGCTGGAATCCGAGCCACTGGTCAAACTGTTGCAGGAGAATGCCTACCGCGAACTGATCCTGCGCCAGCGGGTGAACGAAGCCGCCCGCGCGGTGATGGTTGCCTATGCGACGGGCAGTGATTTGGATCAGCTGGCGGCGAATTTTAACGTTCAGCGCCTGGTTCTGCAGCCTGCGAATAACAATACCATCCCACCAACAGCCGCCGTTTTAGAAGCCGATAGCGATTTACGCATGCGTATTCCTCAGGCATTCGAAGGGTTAAGCGTGGCCGGCCCCACAGGCGCTTACGAATATCATGCGCGCTCGGCAGACGGACGTATCGCGGATGCATCGGCCATCAGCCCGTCTCCCGCAGAAGTGACAGTCACCATTTTGTCACGTGACAACGATGGCGTTGCCTCTGCTGATTTGCTCGTTGCCGTGGAGAAGGCACTGAACCATGAAGATGTCCGGCCTGTCGCCGACCGTGTCACTGTGCAGGCGGCAGATATTGTGCCTTATCAGATTGATGCCGTGCTGTATGTCTTACCCACACCTGAAATTGAGCCTGTCCGGGCGGCATCAGAAGCGCAGTTAAAAACGTATATCAATACGCAAAGTCGGCTAGGCCGCGATATCCGGCTTTCTGCCATCTATGCAGCTTTGCATGTTGAGGGCGTTCAGCGGGTCGAGTTGTCATCGCCGCTGGCGGATATCGTGCTTGATAAAACTCAGGCGTCACTCTGTACCGGTTACTCACTGACAGTGGGAGGCTCGGATGAGTGA
- a CDS encoding GPW/gp25 family protein — protein MSNPKYLGMNRNSGIAIEDLDHIRQSVSDILNTPVGSRVMRRTYGSLLSELIDQPQNGALRLQMMAICYTALLQWEPRISLNAITFDTGYDGKMVVELTGSRTDTATDFSLNIPVS, from the coding sequence ATGAGCAATCCAAAATATCTGGGGATGAACAGAAACAGCGGTATCGCCATTGAGGATCTCGACCATATCCGCCAGTCCGTGAGCGACATTTTAAATACACCGGTCGGTTCAAGGGTGATGCGCCGCACTTACGGTTCGTTGCTTTCAGAGTTGATCGACCAGCCGCAAAACGGCGCCCTGCGACTGCAGATGATGGCAATTTGCTACACCGCTCTGCTGCAGTGGGAACCCCGCATTTCACTGAATGCCATCACTTTCGACACCGGTTACGACGGCAAGATGGTGGTGGAACTGACCGGAAGCCGTACCGACACGGCAACGGATTTTTCCCTGAATATTCCTGTGAGCTGA
- a CDS encoding phage baseplate assembly protein V, which produces MNTTLQLNDMMRLIGNMVRIGKVSELDLANARCRVATGSNVTAWLPWMTHRAGRTRSWWAPSVGEQVLLLSMGGELNTAFVLPAVFSDASPAPSSSADALHLVFPDGAIFEYEPETSALKVTGIKTAVINATQKVDVTAPEIRCTASTRITLDTPEVVCTRKLTTGSLEVKQGGTLTGNLTHSGGNLTSNGIVVHTHRHSGVQTGSGQTGGPQ; this is translated from the coding sequence ATGAACACAACTCTTCAACTCAACGACATGATGCGGCTGATTGGCAATATGGTGCGCATCGGCAAGGTCTCAGAACTGGATCTTGCCAACGCCCGCTGCCGCGTTGCCACAGGCAGCAATGTGACGGCCTGGTTGCCGTGGATGACGCACCGTGCCGGACGCACGCGCAGCTGGTGGGCACCCTCCGTCGGTGAACAGGTCTTACTGCTCTCGATGGGGGGCGAACTCAATACGGCATTCGTTTTGCCGGCGGTTTTCTCCGATGCCTCGCCCGCACCTTCATCCTCGGCGGACGCCCTTCATCTGGTCTTTCCGGACGGTGCCATTTTTGAGTACGAACCGGAAACCAGTGCACTGAAGGTCACCGGCATTAAAACCGCCGTGATCAATGCGACGCAGAAAGTGGACGTTACCGCACCCGAAATCCGCTGTACCGCCAGCACCCGCATCACGCTGGATACGCCGGAAGTGGTGTGCACCCGCAAACTGACGACAGGTTCACTCGAAGTGAAACAAGGCGGCACGCTGACCGGCAACTTAACCCACAGCGGCGGCAACCTGACATCCAACGGCATTGTTGTGCATACCCACCGGCACAGCGGTGTACAGACAGGCAGCGGTCAGACTGGAGGCCCGCAATGA
- a CDS encoding phage tail protein — protein sequence MQKPIQLQQRLIEQIPLLAAAPEKLVIATGPVNVVATSAPSLSFEYRYPLTMTITDDTLSETLVDLAVVTVLDWLQVNQPEILGNALHRLNDFTFTQQERSLVLLLQLTERVQVSDKDEVRTITHLPEPPLPENVALPRQVYLNGELISSWTV from the coding sequence ATGCAAAAACCAATTCAGTTGCAACAGCGGCTCATTGAACAAATCCCCCTGCTTGCGGCCGCACCTGAAAAACTGGTGATCGCCACCGGGCCGGTCAACGTGGTGGCCACATCCGCACCGTCGCTTTCTTTTGAGTACCGCTATCCGCTGACGATGACGATCACTGACGATACGCTGAGCGAAACGCTGGTCGACTTGGCCGTGGTCACTGTTCTCGACTGGCTGCAGGTTAATCAGCCTGAAATTCTCGGCAACGCCCTGCACCGGCTGAATGATTTTACCTTTACTCAGCAGGAACGAAGCCTCGTTCTGTTGCTGCAACTGACGGAACGCGTCCAGGTAAGTGACAAGGATGAGGTGCGCACGATCACTCATCTGCCGGAGCCGCCGCTGCCGGAAAACGTGGCGCTGCCGCGTCAGGTTTATCTCAACGGTGAACTGATCAGCAGCTGGACCGTGTAA
- the lysC gene encoding Rz1-like lysis system protein LysC (LysC is an Rz1-like component of a phage lytic system, substantially overlapping although not fully embedded in the gene for the Rz-like LysB component.) — translation MLILAGCTSAPPSAPPAIIYIGCPAVSSCPIPASHPVTNQDLSADILQLESALMDCGLQIEAIKQCQEAQHAKTNSVATAAH, via the coding sequence CTGCTGATATTAGCCGGCTGCACCAGCGCCCCGCCTTCAGCTCCGCCAGCGATTATTTACATTGGCTGTCCGGCGGTGAGCTCTTGTCCGATACCGGCCAGTCACCCCGTCACTAATCAGGACCTGAGTGCCGACATTCTTCAGCTGGAGTCCGCGCTGATGGATTGCGGCTTACAAATTGAAGCCATCAAACAGTGTCAGGAGGCACAACATGCAAAAACCAATTCAGTTGCAACAGCGGCTCATTGA
- the lysB gene encoding Rz-like lysis system protein LysB (The gene for this Rz-like phage lysis system protein may overlap extensively with the gene for the other spanin subunit, the Rz1-like protein in the outer membrane.), which produces MRTLLAILAAMVLLIAMLILSNRSLQHDLNNASQQRDALMSQLQQREQLIATLNQQMRQREQAELSLRQNLSAARQVMQTREQQRQRSLHENLQTRQWADNGLPADISRLHQRPAFSSASDYLHWLSGGELLSDTGQSPRH; this is translated from the coding sequence ATGCGCACATTACTGGCCATTCTGGCTGCAATGGTTCTGCTGATTGCCATGTTGATACTTTCCAACCGCTCATTACAGCACGACCTCAACAATGCCAGTCAGCAACGCGATGCCCTGATGTCACAGTTACAACAACGCGAGCAGTTGATCGCCACACTGAATCAGCAAATGCGTCAGCGTGAACAGGCTGAACTGTCGTTACGCCAAAACCTCAGTGCCGCGCGGCAGGTGATGCAAACCCGTGAACAACAAAGGCAGAGGAGCCTCCATGAAAATCTGCAAACCCGTCAGTGGGCTGATAACGGGTTGCCTGCTGATATTAGCCGGCTGCACCAGCGCCCCGCCTTCAGCTCCGCCAGCGATTATTTACATTGGCTGTCCGGCGGTGAGCTCTTGTCCGATACCGGCCAGTCACCCCGTCACTAA
- a CDS encoding lysozyme: protein MKTSTLKRCSAAMVLGLMATLPGYLSLQVSEEGLRLITDFEGCQLQPYQCSAGVWTSGIGHTSGVKPAQEITEHQAAKNLLADIQHTERTIKKCMPVTMPQPVFDAVVSFSFNVGAGAACRSTLAFFINKKRWQQACDQLPRWVFVNGERNRGLERRRNAEHALCLKGV, encoded by the coding sequence ATGAAAACCTCAACTCTTAAACGCTGCAGCGCCGCCATGGTTTTAGGGTTGATGGCGACACTTCCAGGTTACCTGTCATTGCAGGTGTCGGAAGAAGGGTTGCGGCTGATCACCGATTTTGAAGGCTGCCAGCTGCAACCCTACCAGTGCAGTGCCGGGGTATGGACCAGCGGTATCGGTCATACGTCAGGCGTTAAACCGGCGCAGGAAATAACTGAACATCAGGCCGCTAAAAACCTGCTGGCCGATATTCAGCACACTGAGCGCACCATAAAAAAGTGCATGCCGGTCACGATGCCGCAACCGGTTTTTGATGCTGTGGTGTCCTTCAGTTTTAACGTCGGCGCCGGCGCAGCGTGCAGATCAACACTGGCGTTTTTCATCAACAAAAAACGATGGCAACAAGCCTGTGACCAGTTGCCACGGTGGGTTTTCGTCAATGGCGAACGCAACCGGGGTCTGGAACGCAGGCGAAACGCCGAACATGCCCTCTGCCTGAAAGGTGTCTGA
- a CDS encoding HP1 family phage holin: protein MGLNTERISSGCAYFIATSLTWLASLTSQDVAFLIGSAVGVGTFLINWYYRRKSYQLLARKSLSKDDYENLNS from the coding sequence ATGGGACTGAATACAGAACGTATCAGTTCAGGCTGCGCCTACTTCATTGCCACCTCGCTGACCTGGCTCGCCAGTCTGACATCACAGGACGTCGCCTTTCTGATCGGTTCAGCTGTGGGTGTTGGCACGTTTTTGATCAACTGGTACTACCGGCGCAAAAGCTACCAGTTGCTGGCACGTAAAAGCCTGAGCAAAGATGACTATGAAAACCTCAACTCTTAA
- a CDS encoding tail protein X gives MKVYAEQGDTLDSLCWRYYNRTAVVVEKVYAANIGIADLGPLLPHGTAIVMPDIAEQPVQEALKLWD, from the coding sequence ATGAAAGTCTATGCAGAACAGGGCGATACCCTCGATTCTCTTTGCTGGCGCTATTACAACCGCACGGCGGTCGTCGTCGAAAAAGTGTATGCCGCTAATATTGGCATCGCGGATTTAGGCCCGCTATTACCTCACGGCACGGCCATCGTTATGCCCGACATTGCAGAACAACCCGTACAGGAAGCGCTCAAATTATGGGACTGA
- a CDS encoding replication endonuclease codes for MSDNIRDRIIPSSPPTLNPTSVQYFAGAWWWNAPRAALSNPLEKPLTRDFCQRQQMALSQLATLPGCLRAPLHQRYTFLLETKGVRAAFHFLMTVFTQRLWPRIKQVNARNTLNRQISQKLLTEEETFNSLPDLNDDDLRRLANKLAVHMQDAYEYHCECWLKDRYDGSGVLLLDSTQQEIYGHVAAMARSCRVQPLYWQKWQKGRMTAHLAVASISRLVSGEWWEKQLRSKQRLWRESLMIACGYVSRATSPYASKNAIRDVVSRRLSAINYLKQCQLENVESGETLSLLDTVLASISNPKLRRMELMTLIAGVEDVADRQRDCGLFITLTTPSKYHPLKTTGTGSSPVFNQKWDQHAFTPKDAQRYLVAVWAKIRTTFKDRNLKVYGVRVVEPHHDGTPHWHMMLFTPPDQQQKVTEVMRRYALEEDPDEPGAAESRFNCKPLNRGGAAGYIAKYVAKNIDGYALDGETDFDSGRLLTDVATAVTAWASTWRIPQFHAIGIPSVGAWRECRRIRHQNLTNRFDARVENVRSAADDGDFAGYIQAQGGIHIPRKAQTVRVARQLSEEKNAYDEPRNKVIGIYAPHLGISPIFLTHTEQWRIVRHRPSYPEITEIRLPWSSVNNCGSPPVGQSELLIQKSRQ; via the coding sequence ATGTCAGATAATATCAGAGACAGAATCATCCCTTCGTCACCGCCCACGCTTAACCCGACATCAGTGCAATATTTTGCAGGTGCCTGGTGGTGGAATGCCCCCCGCGCGGCGCTCAGCAATCCGCTGGAAAAGCCCCTGACTCGTGATTTTTGTCAGCGCCAGCAAATGGCCCTTTCTCAGCTGGCAACGCTGCCCGGGTGCCTGCGCGCGCCTTTACATCAGCGATATACATTTTTGCTGGAAACAAAAGGGGTACGCGCTGCATTTCATTTCCTGATGACAGTTTTCACCCAACGCTTATGGCCGCGTATTAAGCAGGTAAATGCGCGAAACACACTGAATCGTCAAATCTCGCAAAAGCTACTTACGGAAGAAGAAACGTTTAACAGCTTGCCCGATCTTAATGATGATGACCTGAGAAGGCTGGCCAATAAACTCGCTGTGCATATGCAGGATGCCTATGAATATCATTGTGAATGCTGGCTGAAAGACAGGTATGACGGATCCGGCGTGTTATTACTCGACAGCACCCAGCAGGAGATTTACGGACATGTCGCCGCGATGGCGCGTTCCTGCCGCGTACAGCCTCTTTACTGGCAGAAATGGCAAAAAGGCCGCATGACAGCGCATTTGGCTGTCGCCAGCATTTCACGCCTGGTCAGCGGCGAGTGGTGGGAAAAACAGCTGCGTTCAAAACAGCGCTTGTGGCGTGAATCCCTGATGATTGCCTGCGGTTATGTCAGCCGTGCGACATCACCTTATGCCAGTAAAAACGCCATCCGTGATGTGGTGTCACGCCGCTTATCCGCCATCAATTACCTGAAACAATGCCAGCTTGAAAATGTTGAATCCGGTGAAACACTGAGTCTGCTGGATACCGTATTAGCCAGCATTTCCAATCCCAAACTTCGTCGTATGGAACTGATGACGCTGATTGCCGGCGTCGAAGATGTCGCTGACCGGCAGCGCGACTGCGGGCTGTTTATTACGCTGACCACGCCGTCAAAATATCATCCGCTAAAAACGACTGGCACCGGTTCATCACCTGTTTTTAACCAGAAATGGGATCAGCACGCGTTTACCCCCAAAGATGCGCAGCGTTATCTGGTGGCGGTCTGGGCAAAAATCCGTACCACTTTTAAAGACCGGAACCTGAAAGTTTATGGCGTGCGCGTCGTCGAGCCACATCACGACGGCACACCGCACTGGCACATGATGTTGTTCACACCGCCGGACCAGCAGCAAAAAGTGACCGAGGTTATGCGTCGTTATGCCCTTGAAGAAGATCCGGATGAGCCGGGTGCCGCTGAGTCACGTTTCAATTGCAAGCCGCTTAACCGGGGTGGCGCAGCCGGATATATCGCGAAATACGTCGCCAAAAATATTGATGGGTACGCGCTCGATGGCGAAACTGATTTTGACTCCGGTCGCTTGCTGACCGATGTCGCCACGGCGGTCACGGCCTGGGCATCGACGTGGAGGATCCCGCAATTCCACGCCATCGGTATTCCTTCGGTCGGCGCCTGGCGCGAATGCAGACGGATCCGCCACCAGAATCTGACCAACCGTTTTGACGCGCGGGTTGAAAACGTGCGCAGCGCTGCCGATGACGGTGATTTCGCCGGCTATATTCAGGCACAGGGCGGTATTCACATTCCCCGCAAAGCGCAGACAGTTCGCGTTGCCCGCCAGCTCAGCGAGGAGAAAAATGCCTATGACGAACCCCGCAATAAAGTCATCGGCATTTACGCGCCTCATCTTGGCATCTCCCCTATCTTTCTGACACACACTGAACAATGGCGGATTGTCCGCCACCGGCCTTCTTATCCGGAAATAACAGAGATTCGGCTGCCTTGGAGTTCTGTCAATAACTGTGGATCACCGCCTGTCGGACAAAGTGAGTTATTGATACAAAAATCGCGCCAATAA
- a CDS encoding TraR/DksA C4-type zinc finger protein yields the protein MADWIDESQEYQLKVLETQISQATRMQRAPSTFFCVDCDASIPEQRRKIISGVQRCIECQEIEEIKRKNYRPV from the coding sequence ATGGCTGACTGGATAGATGAATCACAGGAATACCAATTGAAGGTACTTGAAACGCAGATTTCGCAGGCGACCCGCATGCAGCGCGCGCCTTCAACCTTCTTCTGCGTTGATTGCGATGCTTCCATTCCGGAACAACGCAGGAAAATTATTTCGGGTGTACAGCGATGTATTGAATGTCAGGAAATTGAGGAGATTAAAAGAAAGAATTATCGGCCAGTATAA